A single Rhopalosiphum padi isolate XX-2018 chromosome 4, ASM2088224v1, whole genome shotgun sequence DNA region contains:
- the LOC132928906 gene encoding polyglutamylase complex subunit TTLL1-like gives MIKMKYCVDLDRSVLISNFEKRKWIHVGPEDEWNFYWTSIQTCRCLFNADKDYRLKDDQIINHFPNHYELGRKDSLIRNIRRYRREILKSGTPIAKCLRGTFLYLDFIPTTYVLPVDYHLFLEEYRRNPSTWIVKPCGKSQGAGIFLIDKLSQLKKWSKKKKYLNNLSIKKETYIISRYIENPLLISGKKFDLRLYVLVTSFHPLKAYLFKFGFCRFCSVKYNSNVTDINCLFAHLTNVSVQKEGDDYNSIHGGKWSTENLKLYLASTRGEERTQKLFDDISWIIVHSLKAVCSVMSHDTHCFECYGYDIIVDQDLKPWLIEVNSSPSLTCTTSSDHLLKSKLIDSIVSVVLPPSGIPNCRWDKNPSPETLANFDVLINEQQ, from the exons ATGATTAAGATGAAGTATTGTGTTGATTTAGATCGTTCTGtgttaataagtaattttgaaaAACGTAAATGGATACACGTAGGACCTGAAGACGAATGGAATTTCTATTGGACCAGTATACAAACTTGTCGTTGTCTGTTTAATGCGGACAAAGATTATAGGCTGAAAGATGATcagataataaatcattttccaAATCACTATGAACTTGGCCGAAAAGATTCACTTAtaag AAATATAAGACGCTATCGCCGAGAAATACTAAAAAGTGGTACCCCCATTGCAAAATGCCTCCGTGGTACATTTTTGTACTTGGATTTTATTCCTACGACTTATGTACTACCCGTTGACTATCATTTATTCTTAGAAGAATATCGCAGAAATCCAAGTACTTGGATTGTGAAACCGTGTGGGAAATCACAAGGTGCAGGGATATTTCTAATAGATAAACTGTCTCAGTTAAAGAAATGgtccaagaaaaaaaaatatctaaacaatttatcaattaaaaaagaaacttatataatatctag ATACATTGAAAATCCTTTGTTGATAAGTGGAAAAAAGTTTGATTTACGTCTTTATGTTTTGGTTACATCATTTCATCCGTTAAaagcttatttatttaaatttggctTTTGTCGTTTCTGCAGTGTAAAATATAACTCAAATGTTACCGACATTAATTGCTTATTTGCTCATTTGACGAATGTATCAGTACAGAAAGAag gtgacGACTACAATAGTATCCATGGAGGTAAATGGTCCACCGAAAATCTAAAACTGTACTTGGCGAGTACACGAGGTGAAGAACGTACTCAAAAACTATTCGATGACATATCATGGATAATTGTGCACTCGTTGAAGGCTGTTTGTAGCGTAATGTCTCACGACACACATTGTTTCGAATGCTATGGCTATGATATCATTGTAGACCAGGATCTCAAACCTTGGTTGATTGAAGTGAACTCGTCACCGTCGCTCACGTGTACAACTTCCAGTGATCACTTACTGAAGTCCAAACTTATTGACAGTATTGTGTCCGTTGTTTTACCACCGTCAG gaaTCCCAAACTGTCGATGGGATAAAAATCCATCACCAGAAACGCTTGCAAATTTTGACGTTTTGATCAATGAACAGCAGTAA
- the LOC132930091 gene encoding long-chain-fatty-acid--CoA ligase 5: protein MSCYCPNWMNESPLEVPINLDHQSDLLKGPEIVHVSKFYKEGIEGKFLSNIAPDARTLYETFRKGAKVSNNGKCLGWRENISKPFQWIHYNETLLRARNFGSGLLGLGFPKATQIFIGIFSQNCPEWILTEQAAYCFSMVVVPLYDTLGPEACSFIINQAEISVVVVDTDEKCNQLLDRSPKCLRRIIVIRGTRPSTSQKAKNRGVELLTFDEVEKAGASKTFPEQPPKPTDLCTICYTSGTTGLPKGVMLTHGNVVAAVSAILVQLSQYRPSVGDVMISYLPLAHMLERCCENGMYLVGGSVGFYSGNIKFLFEDMKVLKPTIMPSVPRLLNRIYETEMANIVPQFFKRVMFNMALRSKENEIKKGIIRKNSIWDRLVFGALQRNMGGRLRLMITGSAPLAGNVLTFMRCALGCIVVEGYGQTECTAPITLSIQGDMNTEHVGPPIACNLVKLADVPEMEYYATSNQGEICVKGSNIFQGYFKDPDAVSFDDHGWHHTGDIGMWLSNGTLKIIDRKRHIFKLSQGEYIVPEKIETIYHKSQYVKQVFVHGESLKSCIIAIVVPMVDVIKSWAQENGISGTLSVLCANPEVKKLIMDDMTAWGKDGGLKSFEQVKDVYLHPDPFSVQNGLLTPTFKMKRPQVRSYFAPQIEDMYMKLK, encoded by the exons ATGTCGTGTTACTGTCCGAACTGGATGAACGAGAGCCCGCTGGAAGTGCCCATCAATCTCGATCATCAATCGGATCTACTTAAG ggacCAGAAATTGTGCACGTTTCGAAATTTTATAAAGAAGGAATAGAAGGAAAATTTTTAAGCAATATAGCACCAGATGCTAGGACTCTGTACGAGACGTTTCGAAAAGGCGCAAAAGTTTCAA ACAACGGAAAGTGCCTAGGCTGGCgtgaaaatattagtaaaccATTTCAATGGATTCATTACAACGAGACATTACTTCGTGCTCGAAATTTTGGTTCAGGTCTATTAGGTCTTGGTTTTCCAAAAGCTACTCAGATTTTCATCGGAATATTCAGTCAAAACTGTCCCGAATGGATTTTAACAGAACAAGCGGCTTATTGCTTTTCTATGGTGGTTGTACCACTTTACGATACATTGGGCCCAGAAGCTTGTTCATTCATTATAAACCAAG CGGAAATATCAGTGGTGGTGGTCGATACGGACGAGAAATGCAACCAGTTATTGGATAGATCGCCCAAATGTCTTCGGCGGATAATCGTCATCCGCGGTACCCGACCATCAACTAGCCAGAAAGCCAAGAACCGTGGTGTTGAATTATTGACTTTCGACGAAGTGGAGAAAGCTGGTGCATCTAAAACGTTTCCAGAACag CCTCCAAAACCTACTGATTTGTGTACAATATGCTACACTTCGGGCACCACGGGATTACCAAAAGGAGTGATGCTGACCCACGGTAACGTCGTGGCAGCTGTCAGTGCCATTCTAGTACAACTTTCTCAGTACAGGCCGAGCGTGGGTGACGTGATGATCTCGTACTTGCCTCTAGCACACATGTTGGAAAGGTGTTGTGAA AACGGAATGTATTTGGTCGGAGGTTCAGTCGGTTTTTACAGTGGAAATATTAAGTTTCTGTTTGAAGATATGAAGGTGCTGAAGCCGACAATCATGCCCAGTGTCCCTCGTCTGCTTAACAGAATCTACGAGACGGAAATGGCGAACATTGTTCCGCAATTTTTTAAACGCGTCATGTTCAACATGGCGCTCCGGTCGAAagaaaacgaaattaaaaa aggCATTATCCGGAAAAACAGTATCTGGGATCGATTGGTGTTTGGCGCTTTGCAGAGAAACATGGGCGGTCGGCTGAGGCTGATGATTACAGGCTCGGCCCCATTGGCCGGTAACGTTTTGACTTTCATGAGATGTGCACTCGGGTGTATA GTGGTAGAGGGATACGGCCAAACAGAGTGTACGGCGCCCATAACGTTGTCGATCCAAGGTGATATGAACACGGAGCACGTAGGACCGCCAATAGCTTGTAATTTGGTTAAGCTAGCCGACGTACCGGAAATGGAATATTACGCGACGTCTAACCAAGGGGAAATTTGCGTAAAAGGGTCCAACATCTTTCAAGGGTACTTTAAAGATCCCGATGCCGTTTCGTTCGACGATCACGGATGGCATCATACCGGAGACATTGGAATGTGGCTTTCT aatggcACACTTAAAATAATCGATCGCAAGAGACATATATTTAAACTCTCTCAAGGCGAATATATTGTTCcagaaaaaattgaaacaatttatcataaaagtCAATATGTAAAACAAGTATTTGTTCACGGAGAATCATTAAag TCGTGTATCATAGCCATAGTGGTCCCCATGGTGGACGTCATTAAATCGTGGGCACAAGAAAATGGCATATCCGGTACGCTATCAGTGTTGTGCGCGAACCCTGAAGTCAAAAAGCTCATTATGGATGACATGACAGCGTGGGGAAAAGATGGTGGTCTTAAGTCATTTGAACAA GTGAAAGACGTCTATCTGCATCCGGACCCTTTTTCTGTGCAGAACGGACTGTTGACACCTACGTTCAAAATGAAACGTCCACAGGTCAGGTCTTACTTTGCGCCGCAGATCGAAGACATGTATATGAAATTGAAATGA
- the LOC132928907 gene encoding LOW QUALITY PROTEIN: uncharacterized protein LOC132928907 (The sequence of the model RefSeq protein was modified relative to this genomic sequence to represent the inferred CDS: deleted 1 base in 1 codon) — MIRISIRLEEYRMILTAIYQCEETKDLPIKFNVHLSKKSSNITEIRGNLTYTMPFDDSTVWDVNIASWSLTGGWKPNSIVYVTNNGCSKLRNILGNAWDYVSKGFQIPTANCPQPTGIFKSSGLDTTFIKDNNFPKMYFYGKYKYVGKLKNKNNKLLGCLVIEFNLVRPWESIL, encoded by the exons ATGATTAGAATCAGTATCAGATtg GAAGAATATCGAATGATATTAACAGCAATTTATCAATGTGAAGAAACAAAAGATCTACCGATCAAGTTTAATGTACATTTGAGTAAAAAGTCATCTAATATAACCGAAATCAGAGGGAATTTAACGTATACAATGCCATTTGATGATTCTACAGTA TGGGATGTAAACATTGCTTCTTGGAGTTTAACTGGCGGTTGGAAACCAAATTCTATTGTTTATGTCACTAATAATGGCTGTTCTAAATTGAGAAATATTCTTGGAAATGCATGGGATTACGTAAGTAAAGGTTTTCAA ATACCAACAGCGAACTGCCCTCAGCCAacg ggtatttttaaatcatcaggACTCGacacaacatttattaaagacAACAATTttcctaaaatgtatttttatggaaaatataaatatgtgggtaagctaaaaaacaaaaataataagctaCTTGGTTGTTTAGTTATTGAGTTTAATCTTGTACGGCCATGGGAATCGATTTTATGA